From the Streptomyces sp. NBC_00390 genome, the window TCTTGACCGTGTCCTCGGACAGGAAGAGCTCGCGTCCGATCTCGGCGTTCGACCGGCCGTGGCTCATGCCCTCGAGCACCTGGATCTCACGCGCGGTGAGTGTGGGCGCAGCGCCCATCTCGGCCGAGCGCAGCCGCCGCGGGGCGAGCCGCCAGGTGGGATCGGCCAGCGCCTGGGTGACCGTCGCGCGCAGCTCGGCGCGCGAGGCGTCCTTGTGCAGATACCCGCGGGCTCCGGCGGCCACCGCGAGCGCGACACCGTCGAGGTCCTCGGCGACGGTGAGCATGATGATCCGGGCGCCGGGGTCGGCGGAAAGCAGCCGGCGGACGGTCTCGACGCCGCCCAGTCCGGGCATGCGTACGTCCATCAGAATCAGATCCGAACGATCGGCGCCCCAGCGGCGGAGGACTTCCTCGCCGTTGGCCGCGGTCGTCACGCGCTCGACACCGGGCACGGTCGCAACCGCCCGGCGGAGCGCCTCTCGGGCAAGCGGGGAGTCGTCGCAGACGAGGACGGATGTCATGGCCGCCCTCCGCAGCTGATGCGCGTCACCTTGTGCCTCCAGGCTGGGTACGTTTCGTCACCTGTGCGGTTGAACGCTCTCGGACATGTGCCCTAGAGCTTGTTGTTTCAACCGCCTCCGCACTCTCAACGACGGTCACTCGAAAGAGTTACGGGTCGGACGGGCGCCTTCGGCACACAACGCGAGGGGCGCGCACGGGGCGAGGTGCCGCAGATCATCTGCCCTCCACCCAGAGGCTATGCCCCATTCAGCGGCTTTCCTTCCCTTTTCGCAGTGTCTATGGCTAGATTCGCAATGAGTCATATTTACATCTACTTACATAGTAGATGTACGGTCGTTGGCACGGCGCGGGTGCCCGATCCGGCAGGCATGGGGCCGGGAGCCCGTCCGGTCCGACCTGTCCTGTATCCACTCAGCACGGTTTCAAGGGGACATGCGCTATGGCAGATTTCTCTCGCCTTCCCGGACCCAACGCCGATCTGTGGGACTGGCAGCTCCTCGCGGCATGCCGCGGGGTCGACAGCTCGCTCTTCTTCCACCCGGAGGGTGAGCGGGGCGCAGCGCGAAGCGCGCGTGAGAACTCGGCGAAAGAGGTCTGCATGAGGTGCCCGGTCCGGGCGGAGTGTGCGGCGCATGCGCTGGCGGTGCGCGAGCCGTACGGCGTCTGGGGCGGCCTGACGGAGGACGAGCGCGAGGAGCTCATGGGACGCGCACGCCATCGGCTGATCCCGGCCACGAGCGCAGGAGGTTCTGCGCACGGCTGACACCCGCCCTCACTCCCTTACCGAAGAAACGTTCCTGCACCGACTCCCGGCGCACCTGGGGGTCGATGCGGCATGTTCGGGCGGTGAACGGTCACGGCGGGGCGCCGCACGGCAGGTCCGTCAGCGGGCGGCGGCGCGGGTCAGCTCGTCCAGGGTCGCGGCGACCGCAGGGACCTGGGCCAGATCCGCAAGCGTGAGGGCGACGATCTCGCGGGCGACGGCCGGTTCGACGGTGACCGTGCGGGCGCCCCTGGGGCGTACGGACTCGATGGCGAGCTCGGGCAGCACCGCGACGCCCAGGCCCGCGCCGACCAGGCCGGCCACCGCCGGGTAGTCGTCGGTGGCGAAGTCGATCCGGGGGGTGAAGCCCGCCGCCTCGCAGACATCGACGAGCTGGCGGCGGCAGCGCGGGCAGCCCGCGATCCACGGCTCGTCCGCGAGATCGCCGATGGCGACAGTGTCCGCCTCGGCGAGCCGATGCCCCTCGGGGACCAGACCGACGAGCCGGTCGGTGAGCAGAGGACGGACGACCAGGTCGGCCCACTCCGCGTCCGCGCCGGCCGCTTCGCCGTACCGGAACGCGAGCGCCACATCGCAGTCGCCGTCGCGCAGCATCTCGACCGAGCGGGGCGGTTCGGCGTCGACGAGTGAGACCCGGGTGCCGGGGTGGGCGGCGCGCAGCGCCGCGAGTGCCGTGGGCACCAGCGTCGAGCTGCCGCTGGGGAACGAGACCAGCCGGACTCTTCCCGCCCGCAGACCGGCGATGGCGGCGATCTCCTCCTCGGCCGCGGTGAGCCCGGCGAGGATGCCCGCCGCATGGCGTACCAGCGCCTCGCCGGCCTGGGTCAGGCGCATCTCACGGCCCGTGCGGATCAGCAGCGGAGTCCCGGCGGAGGTCTCCAGCGCCTTCATCTGCTGGCTGACCGCAGGTTGTGTGCAGCCCAGTTCCCGCGCGGCTGCGGAGAACGAACCGGTGGCGGCGACAGCACGCAGGACGCGGAGATGACGGGCTTCGATCACCCGTCGATCATAAGGGAGCCTTGGGGAAGGGCGGCATTGTCGAGTGGCTTGTTTGAGGGTGCACCCATTACCGTGGCCGGCATGAAGCTTCTGACCGTGAACGTGGGACAGCTCAGGACCGTCGACTACGCCGACAACGGCGCGACAGGCATCGACAAGCGTCCGGTCGACGGAGCCGTCCGCGTCACGGATCCGGGCCCCAAGGGTCAGGGCGGGAGCGGTCTGGCCGGGGACGCGATCAGCGACCTGCGCCATCACGGCGGCACCGACCAGGCGGTGTACGCCTTTGCGCGCGAGGATCTCGACCGGTGGGAGAAGGAGCTTGGCCGGCCGCTGCCCAACGGCTCGTTCGGCGAGAACCTCACCACCAGCGGGGTGGACATGAGCGGCGCGCGGATCGGGGAGCGCTGGCGGATCGGCGACGATCTGGTGCTCGAGGTGACGAGCGGCCGCATCCCCTGCCGGACGTTCGCGAGCCGGCTGGACGAGAAGGGCTGGGTCAAGCGCTTCACTCGGGACTGCGCGCCCGGCGCATATCTGCGGGTGATCGAGCCCGGCGAGATCCGCGCCGGCGACCCGGTCGAGATCGTGCACCGGCCCGGGCACGACGTGACCGTCGTGATGGCCTTCCGCGCCGAGACGGTGGAACGTTCACTGCTGCCGAAGGTGCTGGCGGCCGGAGAGGCGCTCCACACCGGGCTGCTGCGGGACGCGCGCGCGTACGTGGCCAAGCACGGCGGGGTGTCCGACTCCGTCATATAGGGGAAATCCCTTAGAAGCCCCGGAATTGACTGGGGGGCGGCTGGGGGCGGTCCCCGATGTGCCCGCGAGTGCCGGCCGGGACGCTGGATGCATGTCTCGCTTCAAGCGCGTCCTCATCACTCTCACGACCCTTGTCGTGATCGTTGGCCTGGCGCTCGGCGGCGGTTCACTCTGGCTGTTCTCGGACGCCAAGGTGTCCAACGTCGGCGCCGGTTTCAGCCGTGAGCTCGCCATACCGCCGCTCGCGAAGTCCGCGGTGAAGAGAGATGGCACCCGGGTCTTCGACCTGACGATGCAGGCCGGTCAGAAGGAGTTCAGGCCGGGGCTGAAGACGCCCACCTGGGGATTCAACGGGGCCTTCCTCGGGCCGACGCTGCGCGCGGAGCGGGGCGAGAAGGTCCAGGTGCGGATCAAGAACAAGCTGGGCGAGGAGTCCACCGTGCACTGGCACGGTATGCATCTGCCCGCGAAGATGGACGGCGGCCCGCACCAGATGATCGCGCCCGGCGCGACCTGGAGCCCGCACTGGACCGTGGACCAGCCGGCCGCCAGCCTCTGGTACCACCCGCATCCGCACGGCAGGACGGAGCGGCATGTGCAGCGGGGATTGGCCGGGATGTTCCTGCTCGACGACGCGAACTCGACACGGCTCGCGCTGCCGAAGCGGTACGGGGTGGACGACCTGCCGGTCATCGTGCAGGACGTCCGCTTCGACGGCGCGAAGTTCGACAGCGGCCACAAGCTGATGCGCAACGTCGGCTTCCTCGGCGACCGGACCATGGTCAACGGCACCCTCGACCCGTACAAGGAGGTGGGCGACGAGCTGGTGCGGCTGCGGCTGCTCAATGCCTCGACCGCCCGCACCTATGACTTCGGATTCTCCGACAACAGGAAGTTCTCACTGGTCGGCACCGACGGCGGACTCCTGGAGAAGGCGGTCGCCCTCGACCGGATCCAGCTGTCGCCGGGCGAGCGTGCCGAGACAGTGGTACGGATGAAGCCGGGTGAGCGAACCGTACTGCGCAGCTATCCGCAGACCAACTACGGGGACTTCTGGCAGAGCCGGTTCAGCGGCGCGGACGACACCTTCGACGTGCTGGAGTTGCGTGCCAAGGACACCCTGCGGCCCTCCCCCGGCATCCCCGCCAGGCTCGGCGAGCCAGAGGTGCCGGACGGCTCGGACTCGGTGCGCGAGCGGTCCTTCGGTCTGTTGATGTCAGGGATAAACGGTCGGCCGATGGCCATGGACCGGATAGACCAGACCGTCGTCCGCGGCACGGCCGAGACCTGGACGGTGCGCAACGACGACGGCGTCCCGCACAACTTCCATGTCCACGACGTGCAGTTCCGGGTGCTGGAGGTGGACGGCAAGCAGCCGCCGCCGGAACTGCGCGGGGCCAAGGACACGGTGTTCGTGCCGGGAAGTCAGACCGTGAAGCTCGCGATGCGGTTCACCGGGCCGGCCGATCCGGACACCCCGTACATGTACCACTGTCACCTGCTGTATCACGAGGACATAGGGATGATGGGCCAGTTCGTGGTCGTCGAGAAGGGCCAGAAGGCGGGCACGGTGCGTACGCCGCACTCACACGTGGGGCACTAACGTGCCGCCTATGACGACTGCACTGATTACGGGAGCGACCGCGGGCATCGGCGCTGCGTTCGCACGGCGGCTCGCCGTCGAGGGACGGAACCTGGTGCTGGTGGCTCGTGACACCAAGCGGCTGCAGGAGCAGGCCACCGAGCTGCACGACAAGCACGGCATCGAGGCGGAGGTGCTGACCGCGGACCTGTCCGAGGAGGGCGGGATCGAGGCGGTCGCCCGGCGGCTGGCCGACCGGAAGGACCCGGTCGATCTGCTGGTCAACAACGCCGGGTTCGGCAACAAGGGACGCTTCCTCGAGGTCTCCATGGCCGATGAGCTGACGATGCTCAAGGTGCACTGCGAGGCCGTGCTGCGGCTGACCGCGGCGGCGGCGGAGGCGATGCGGGAGCGCGGCCGGGGCGGTGTGGTCAATGTGGCGTCGGTGGCGGCGTTCGTGCCGCGCGGCACCTACGGCGCGTCCAAGTCGTGGGTGGTGCAGTTCACCCAGGGAGCGGCACGGGATCTGGCGGGTTCGGGAGTGCGGCTGATGGCGCTGTGCCCGGGGTTCGTACGGACGGAATTCCATGAGCGGGCCGGGATGGGGACGGACAACATCCCCGGCTGGATGTGGCTGGATGTCGACAAGCTGGTGGCGACGGCACTGTCCGACCTGGCCCGGGGAAAGACGCTCTCGATCCCGGACGCGCGGTACAAGGCGCTGATGGGCGTGGTGAAGCTGGCGCCGCGCGGGCTGCTCGGCGGGGTCAGCTCCCGGGCGGGACGCAAGTACGGTCCGCAGTAGGCCCGCAGCCGGCCCTTCCACGAGCGGCCCGGCGGAGGGGCCACCTGCCACGGACGAGGCGCGCTGCCATCTGTCACTGCTGCCGCGGCTGCGGATGCGCGCCTCGTACAGCGCGGACGGCCCCGGCCCCGATGAGTCCGGCCCTGGGGCCGGGCGAAGCAACGACCGGCATCACTCGCAGAAAGAGGAGCCCGCGTCATGGACCACACAACCGCTGACCGTCCCGCCCTGCTGCTGGCGATGGGCCCGGGCATCGCCGAACGGCTGTTCACCGACCGCCACCTCGACCGTCTCACCGCGCTCACCCGCACCGACCCGCGTCGGATCGCCCACGACCTGACCGCTCCCGAGCCGGCCCTGGCCGCCGCCCTCGCCGACGCCGAGGTGCTGCTGACCTGCTGGGGCGCACCCGCCCTCACCGCCGAGGTGCTGGCCGAAGCTCCCCGACTGCGCGCGGTCGTCCACGCAGCGGGAAGCGTCAAGCACCATGTGACCGACGCCTGTTGGAAGCGGGGCATCGCCGTCGCGTCGGCGGCGGCGGCCAACTCGCTGCCCGTCGCGGAGTACACGCTGGCCGCCATCCTGCTCGCCGGGAAGCGGGTCCTGCACTCGGCCCAGCGGTACGGGCAACTGCAGGCCCGGCACGACTGGCACCCGGAGTTCGAGGACGCCGGCAACTACGGACGTACGGTCGGGGTCGTCGGCGCCTCGCGTGTCGGGCGGCGCGTGATCGAGCTGCTGCGCCCGTTCGATCTGCAGGTTCTGCTGTACGACCCGTATGTCGGTGCCGCCGAGGCCAGCGCGCTCGGCGTCCTGCGCACCGAGCTGGACGAGCTCTGCGCCCGCGCGGACATCGTCACCGTGCATGCCCCTGAGCTGCCGGCCACCCGCCATATGATCGGCGCCTGGCAGCTGGGGCTGATGCGGGACGGGGCAACCTTGATCAACACCGCACGCGGCTCCCTGGTCGACGAGGACGCGCTGCTCAGCGAGGTGGTCGCGGGCCGGCTGGATGCCGTGCTGGATGTGACCGATCCCGAACTGCCGCCGCCCGGCTCGCCGTTGTACAGCCTGCCGAATGTGCTGCTCACCCCGCACATCGCCGGCTCACTGGGCGGCGAGCTGCACCGGCTGGCCGATCACGCGCTGGACGAGGTGGAGCGGTTCGCGGCCGGCCTGCCGTTCGCCGACCCGGTCCAGCCGGCCGCGCTGGGTTACTCGGCCTGACCCGGCAGGAGGGGTGAACATCACTAAAATGGACGTATCCCATCGAATGCGGGGAGACGCCATGAAGTTCGTACAGCTAGTTGAATACAGGACCACAAAGCCCGAAGACATGAACACGCTCATGGACAGGTGGGCCGAGGCGACCCAGGGCAAGCGGACCGCCAGCCACACCCTCACCGGCAGGGACCGCTCCGACGCGTCCCACTACGTCGAGATAGTCGAGTTCGACTCGTACGAGAAAGCGATGAAGAACTCGCACCTCCCGGAGACCGAGAAGGCCTTCCAGGAGATGGTGGCCCTGTGCGACGGCATGCCGTCCTTCACCGACCTCGATGTGGTCCGGGACGAGCAGATGAACGCGGCAACCGCCCGCCGCTGCTTCCACGAGATCATCGTCGGCGGCAACCTGGACGGGGTGGACGAGGTCTTCGCCGCCGACTACCGGGACCACGACATCAGCAAGGACGAGCCCGGGATCGGCAGGCAGAGCATCAAGCAGGACATCAAGGGCTGGCGCGACGCCTTCGATTTCCACTTCGACCTCGACCGCCAGGTGACCGAAGGCGACGACGTGGTGACTCTGTGGACCTGGCACGGCACGCACAAGGGTGACTTCCAGGGCATCGCCCCCACCGGCAAGCAGTGCACGATGACCGGTACCACGGTCTTCCGCTTCGAGGACGCGGTGATCAAGGAAGGCTGGTGGC encodes:
- a CDS encoding response regulator transcription factor, producing MTSVLVCDDSPLAREALRRAVATVPGVERVTTAANGEEVLRRWGADRSDLILMDVRMPGLGGVETVRRLLSADPGARIIMLTVAEDLDGVALAVAAGARGYLHKDASRAELRATVTQALADPTWRLAPRRLRSAEMGAAPTLTAREIQVLEGMSHGRSNAEIGRELFLSEDTVKTHARRLFKKLGASDRAHAVALGFRWGLVR
- a CDS encoding WhiB family transcriptional regulator, encoding MADFSRLPGPNADLWDWQLLAACRGVDSSLFFHPEGERGAARSARENSAKEVCMRCPVRAECAAHALAVREPYGVWGGLTEDEREELMGRARHRLIPATSAGGSAHG
- a CDS encoding LysR family transcriptional regulator, yielding MIEARHLRVLRAVAATGSFSAAARELGCTQPAVSQQMKALETSAGTPLLIRTGREMRLTQAGEALVRHAAGILAGLTAAEEEIAAIAGLRAGRVRLVSFPSGSSTLVPTALAALRAAHPGTRVSLVDAEPPRSVEMLRDGDCDVALAFRYGEAAGADAEWADLVVRPLLTDRLVGLVPEGHRLAEADTVAIGDLADEPWIAGCPRCRRQLVDVCEAAGFTPRIDFATDDYPAVAGLVGAGLGVAVLPELAIESVRPRGARTVTVEPAVAREIVALTLADLAQVPAVAATLDELTRAAAR
- a CDS encoding MOSC domain-containing protein, whose protein sequence is MKLLTVNVGQLRTVDYADNGATGIDKRPVDGAVRVTDPGPKGQGGSGLAGDAISDLRHHGGTDQAVYAFAREDLDRWEKELGRPLPNGSFGENLTTSGVDMSGARIGERWRIGDDLVLEVTSGRIPCRTFASRLDEKGWVKRFTRDCAPGAYLRVIEPGEIRAGDPVEIVHRPGHDVTVVMAFRAETVERSLLPKVLAAGEALHTGLLRDARAYVAKHGGVSDSVI
- a CDS encoding multicopper oxidase family protein, whose translation is MSRFKRVLITLTTLVVIVGLALGGGSLWLFSDAKVSNVGAGFSRELAIPPLAKSAVKRDGTRVFDLTMQAGQKEFRPGLKTPTWGFNGAFLGPTLRAERGEKVQVRIKNKLGEESTVHWHGMHLPAKMDGGPHQMIAPGATWSPHWTVDQPAASLWYHPHPHGRTERHVQRGLAGMFLLDDANSTRLALPKRYGVDDLPVIVQDVRFDGAKFDSGHKLMRNVGFLGDRTMVNGTLDPYKEVGDELVRLRLLNASTARTYDFGFSDNRKFSLVGTDGGLLEKAVALDRIQLSPGERAETVVRMKPGERTVLRSYPQTNYGDFWQSRFSGADDTFDVLELRAKDTLRPSPGIPARLGEPEVPDGSDSVRERSFGLLMSGINGRPMAMDRIDQTVVRGTAETWTVRNDDGVPHNFHVHDVQFRVLEVDGKQPPPELRGAKDTVFVPGSQTVKLAMRFTGPADPDTPYMYHCHLLYHEDIGMMGQFVVVEKGQKAGTVRTPHSHVGH
- a CDS encoding SDR family NAD(P)-dependent oxidoreductase, with product MTTALITGATAGIGAAFARRLAVEGRNLVLVARDTKRLQEQATELHDKHGIEAEVLTADLSEEGGIEAVARRLADRKDPVDLLVNNAGFGNKGRFLEVSMADELTMLKVHCEAVLRLTAAAAEAMRERGRGGVVNVASVAAFVPRGTYGASKSWVVQFTQGAARDLAGSGVRLMALCPGFVRTEFHERAGMGTDNIPGWMWLDVDKLVATALSDLARGKTLSIPDARYKALMGVVKLAPRGLLGGVSSRAGRKYGPQ
- a CDS encoding hydroxyacid dehydrogenase; this translates as MDHTTADRPALLLAMGPGIAERLFTDRHLDRLTALTRTDPRRIAHDLTAPEPALAAALADAEVLLTCWGAPALTAEVLAEAPRLRAVVHAAGSVKHHVTDACWKRGIAVASAAAANSLPVAEYTLAAILLAGKRVLHSAQRYGQLQARHDWHPEFEDAGNYGRTVGVVGASRVGRRVIELLRPFDLQVLLYDPYVGAAEASALGVLRTELDELCARADIVTVHAPELPATRHMIGAWQLGLMRDGATLINTARGSLVDEDALLSEVVAGRLDAVLDVTDPELPPPGSPLYSLPNVLLTPHIAGSLGGELHRLADHALDEVERFAAGLPFADPVQPAALGYSA
- a CDS encoding ester cyclase, with amino-acid sequence MKFVQLVEYRTTKPEDMNTLMDRWAEATQGKRTASHTLTGRDRSDASHYVEIVEFDSYEKAMKNSHLPETEKAFQEMVALCDGMPSFTDLDVVRDEQMNAATARRCFHEIIVGGNLDGVDEVFAADYRDHDISKDEPGIGRQSIKQDIKGWRDAFDFHFDLDRQVTEGDDVVTLWTWHGTHKGDFQGIAPTGKQCTMTGTTVFRFEDAVIKEGWWHYDALHLMRQLGAF